The Pseudanabaena sp. ABRG5-3 genome includes the window GCGATCGCACAGGCGTGCTGACCACCCGCACCACCAAAACAACAGAGGACATATTCCGAGACATCATAGCCACGTTGGACAGATATTTTCTTGATTGCCATCGCCATTTTCTCGACCGCAATTTCTAGAAATCCTTGGGCGACAACTTCAGGCTTAACTGCTTGTCCTGTGGTTTGACTAATGGTTTGCGCTAATTCTGTAAACTTCTCAATCACAACTTCGCGATCGAGGGGTAAGTTCCCATCTTTACCAAATACCTTCGGAAAGAAATCGGGCTGTAACTTCCCTAACATCACATTGCAATCGGTTACGGCTAAATTACCGCCATTGCGATAACAGGCGGGACCGGGGAATGCGCCAGCCGATTCAGGACCTACCCGATACCTTGCGCCATCAAAAAACAGTAACGAGCCACCTCCTGCCGCCACCGTATGGATTGCCATCATTGGTGTACTCAGCCTCACGCCAGCCACTTCCGTAGATAGCGATCGCTCATAACTCCCCGCATAATGCGCCACATCGGTGGAAGTCCCGCCCATATCAAAGCTAATAATTTTCTCAAACCCTGCTTGCAAACAGGTCTGCACCGCGCCCACAATCCCCCCTGCGGGTCCCGAAAGAATACTATTTTTCCCTTGAAAAGTTTTCGCTTCCGTTAGCCCTCCATTGGACTGCATGAACATTAATTTCACAGTCTGATTCCCCTCTCCTGCGGGAGAGGGGCTAGGGGAGAGGGTCTGATTCCCCTCTCCCTCTTTGGGAGAGGGGCTAGGGGTGAGGGTCTGATTAAGTTCAGTACTAACGCGATCGACATAGCGCTTGAGAATTGGTGATAGATAGGCATCAACAACCGTCGTATCGCCACGAGTCACAAATTTAATCAGCGAACTAATCTCATGGGATACGGAAACTTGAGTAAAGCCAATTTGCTTGACTAATTCGGCTAATCTCTGCTCATGGTGCGGATAGCGATAACTATGCATTAAAGCGATCGCACAAGCCCTAATTCCTAAATCATGAGCCTTTTGTAATTCTTCAATCGCTAAGTTCTCATTTAAAGAAACAAGAACTTCTCCATAAGCGCTATAACGTTCTTCTATTTCAATTACCTGTTCATAGAGCATTTCAGGTAACACAATATGGCGAGCAAAAATATTCGGACGATGTTGATAGCCGATGCGTAAGGCATCCCGAAAGCCCTTAGTAATTAATAAAACCGTGCGATCGCCTTTTCGTTCTAACAAGGCATTAGTCGCCACCGTCGTTCCCATTTTAATTGCCGCAATTTGCTCAATGGGAATTGCTTCATCGGTCGAAAGTCCTAAAATATCGCGAATTCCTTGAATCGGCGCATCGGTATAGCGATCGGGATTCTCAGACAGCAATTTATGCAGCACAATCTCACCATCGGGACGCTGGGCGACGATATCAGTAAATGTACCACCGCGATCGATCCAGAACTGCCATTTAGAATTTATGTTACTTTTGCTAACCTTTTCCGAATTAGAACTCATGGCAAATGATGTTATTGGTTGAATGTTATAGCCATAGCTACGCAAAACCCAAACGAGAGTTGCAGCGCTTCGCGCTGCAACTCTCGTTTGGGTTTTGTTTTTTTCCTAACATAATTGGCTAGTGCTATACATTTTTGATGATAGAGGATCGCAGTGAAAGTTATATCCAATAACAGCAAATCACTATACAATCCTAGTTAATCAGACTATTAACTTAAGCTAAAATCAACCAAAATGACTACACATTTTATTACCGCAGAAATTGAGATTAATGAGAATCAAGAAGCGATCGCTAAAACCGTTGAGCAGGAGCTAGCCAAACATGGAGAACCATTGCGTTGGGCGATCGCTGCCGTAGAGGGCAAAGTTGATGCAGACACAAATGTTAAAACTCAAACTGCCCATATTGAAGCAGTTGTAACTCGTAAATAGTAGAAGAATCCGAAGCGGCGCTTTGCACCGCTTCTAGTTACCAATTATTGTGCTGATGGGTCGGACAAAAGGGAGCGATATACTTCTACAACAGCATCTTTAATCGTTTTTGTGAGATTTTCTGACTGTAAAGCTAGCAATATCTCACTACATTTTTTTTGAGATTCCGTTAATTCTTGAATTTGTTCCTGAAGCATTTCGACTTCATCTAGCTTCTGCTGTAGCGATTCTGTCAATTCTTGGACTCTTCGCTGCAAATAGCTAACTTTATCTTGAGGCTGCTCATGATGAATATCTTCTAAGACATCTTCTAGAGTTAAAGATTCAACATCAACATCGTCGAATCCATCGAATTCTTGGAAATCATCTATTTGCACAAAATTATGGGAATATTGAGCAGAACTATTTTGTCTCTGTCTCTCCAGTTTTTGCATTGCTAGATTAATAGCTTGATTAATAGAAGTTTGACTACTCTTAAAATTCACCCTATCAAGAATTTCATTGTCTTCGTCATCGGGAATATTAAAGCTACTCGACACTGCGATTTCCTCAGAGCCAGTCTCTGTCTGTGTCGGTATCTCTTCTAGATCTGGAGATAGCTCTACTCTTTTGGCGATAAATTCTTCTTGATCGTTATCAACAAATGGCTGGTTTGGATATTGGGAACCTATAGAAAACAATTTAGAGAAGGCCGGTGATCTCAAGCGCAATTGCCAATATTGCAAGCATTGGCTTAAAACTTGGGACATTTTAAAGAGGAAGTCAGCTTCATGGGGTTTCCATATTCTTGAGCGATCGCATTGTTGGACAAAGGCTAATCCCCAGATTTGATTAATTGATGTGGCTTCATCCAATAAGATGGGCGCTGACATCATAGAGTTAACCTGTGTACTTTGCCAATAATTATGGACTGTCAAAGTCTCAGTTATTTGCGACAGATCTGACAAAACAACAGGGCGATCGCAAGGATAATTTTTGGGACAAGCTATTCCAAAATAATTGATTGGATATATTTGATTTCTAATACTCTGATAATTTTGAGAAACAGCTTCTACAAGCACTTTACCCTGATTATGGTCAATAAACTGATAAATAGCAGCTCGATTGACAGCGAGATTTCCCCCCAAACTAGTTAAGAATATTTTTAATAGCTCTTCAGGGTTAGTACTTGAGAACATTGCGTTGGCAATTGATTCAACCCCTATTCCTTCACTAGAATCCCAAGATGATAAAACTTCGTTCATAAGTTACAAAGTATGAGCGATCGCCATAATATCCCGATTTTAAACAGGTCTATGGATGATGCCACCCCAAAATCGGTTTTGATATGAGAATTGCTGACATAATTAAGTTTAACCTGTTGATTTACCAGAGAAAAGCTAGAAAATGTCTTCTTTCCCGTAAATTGCTAATTTTTATCAATTATTTTTGTTGATTATCCTTTGCTGAGTTTGGGTATCGAGTTTTATGAGTACAGGTCGGTTAATCATCCAGTTAGGCATCGCCGCCTATATCTTATTCACTTTACTACCTGATAGCAGTACGCAAATGGTGGGATTTCCCTTCGTATTGCTGTGGCAAGTGGGATTGCTCTGCTTTGCGATCGCAGGTTTGCTTAATCTCTGGCGCAAGGATAACCCCTTTTATTTATTAGGTAGTGGATTTGACTGGGTAGTTGGCTCTGGCTTTGTCACCCTCTGCTTATCAACGATGTTTTCGCAATTTCCCAATCAGGGGATGTGGTATAGCTTGACTGCCTTTGGGTATTTGATTGCGCTATATGTCACTAATAATTTTCTGCATGTCACTGACAATTCAGGACATAAATCCACATCGTCAAATCACTCTGGGGATTCGGGGGTTTTATCAATCCTCAGATTTCAAGGTTTGCTGGGAATAGCCGTAATTATCGAAAGTTTATTTCTATGGACAACACAAACATGGCTCCCACAGCTAGCGCAATTAGCCAAGCTAAATCAATGGGGAATCAATCTTAATTACGACTTTTCGGATTTGATGTCTCGCAATTGGGCTCCGATGGGGCATCAAAATTATGTGGCAGGATTTTTGATGTTAGTGTTGCCACTTTTTGGAAGTTTAGCGATCGCCCAAAAGGGGATATGGCGATCGATCTGGCTATTAGGCATTGGGCTAGGGCTAATTGATTTATATACCACCAGTTCACGGGGCGGATTTTTGGGGCTGGGAGCCATAGTTTTGTATGCAATTATCGTGGTCCTATTTCGTAGCAACGTTAGTCGCTGGTTAGTAATTTTTGGTGGGACGGGGGCGATCGCCATATTCGGATTACTGATAGCGGCAAATAATCGCTTGCGATCTTTGATATCAGGATTGCTCACTAGTTTTGCAAATCCGACCCAAGGCTCTGGAGAATTACTGTTTAGAACCATTGCTGCCGATGTGGGTTGGCGCATGGGCTTAGATCATTGGCTATTTGGGGCAGGCGCAGGCTCAGCAATTATGCTCTATCAGCAATATCGTCCCCAATGGGCAGGGCGCGAAGCGGAGATTTTATTCCAACTGCATAGTACGCCCGTGCATCTCTGGGCAGAACTGGGTATTGGCGCTGTCATTACCTTTGTTGTTTTATTAGTAGCGATCGCATCTCTTTTTATCAAATTGCATCGTTCTCGCAGTTGGCAGTCTCATCCACAGGATCAAGCGATCGCCTATGGACTATTTGGTAGTTTGCTGGGCTATGGCATGTTGGCAATTACGGACTATCAGCTTGATGTCCCTGCAATTAGTGGCAGTTTAGTCATTATCTTTGCAGCTTTAGCTTATTTAGGACAGGTGCATACAGGCGAACTAATTACCCTTGGCTATTACAGACAGCCCCGTCTGTGGTTATCAATGATTGCCACAGTTTATCTTGGTGCGGCGATCGCTTGGTTAGTACCTGTGAATACGGCTTGGCAAGCATCAAGTGTGGGATTTATCTATTTATCAAGGGCAAAAGTAGATTTAGCCAATGCAAAACAGGAATCTCTACCTGACGCGATCGCTGCCGTTGATAAATTCCAAGATCGCCTCAAACTTGCCAATCAACTTGCCCCTTGGGAGCCTTACTATCCCTATCAATTGGGTTGGAACTTAGCCGACCTTGCCCTTACCTACAGCAATTTACCGCAGGCGCAAACTTGGCAAAAAGAGGGATTGGCATGGATCAAAACCGCGATCGCCACTAATCCCCATAACGAAGCAGCTTACAATGCAGCGGCATGGCTCAGGCTTCAGCAAACTTCAAGTAGTGCTGCACCAGAGGCAGAGACTTATTTTCGACGGGCTTTAGAGTTACTTCCCCTAAAGAAATCGCTCTATTTTGGTTTAGGGGTGAGTTTATTGCGTCAGGGCAAGACGGCTGAAGCAATTAATGCAATTACTACGGAAGTAGTTAATGATCCGATTTTTATTACTAGCCCAATTTGGTCAGATGCTACCTTTCAAGCGCTATATCCGCAGATCGTGGCAAGTGTGGAGCGCCAATATAGCAATAATCCCAGTCAGGCCTTGCATCTTGCCGCTTTAAGATGGTGGACAGGACAGCCAAATGCCATAACCGATCTCAAACAAACGGGAAATCCTATGGCGGTACTGCTCGCTCAGGCGATCGCTAATGATGTGGACGGATTAACATCAGTGAAACAAAATCCCCAAACACCTTTAGAAATGGTAGTTTCGGCTTGGCTAAATCCTAACTTGCGCGATAAATTGCTAGAAAGAGCCTATGTATTTGCTTCTAGCAGCTTGCCCGATGAGCGTTCTGTTGCCATAGTTAAAGCTATGAGCGATCGCATGAACCAAGCCACGAATTTCGATGCTTGGCTACGTCAGCCTTTACCCGCAAATAGTCCTTTGGTCATTAACTATCGTCGGGCAAGATTGGGCTTTAATGTGGTCAGTCGGCATGTGGATGGAGTGGTTCCCCTTGACTTTTTCAATGTCAGCGATCGCGCCGAAATATCTTTCTTTTTAAAAGATCTATTTTTATAACTGTGAGTTCGATATAGCCATTTGTGCCGTGCTTCGCACGGCACAAATGGCAGTAATGGTTCGCAAACTGCTGCGTAAGGTGAGTTATAAAGCTAATTTCCAGATTTTGATTTTGCCATCGAGACTGCCACTAATCAAAAATTTCTGATCATGGCTAAATTCTACTGAGGCAACACCACGCTCATGATCAGCTAAAACCTGCGGCGATCGCTTTTCCTTTAAATGCCAAATTCGTACAGTCTTATCCGCGCTGCCACTGGCAAGTAAGCGATCATCCTTACTAAAATCGAGGGTATGCACTTCGCCCGTATGCCCCGTCAGCACTTCCTTTAACTGACCTGTAGTGGCATCCCATAAACGCACCGTATTATCTTCCATTGCACTTGCAATCAGTTTGCCATTATTGCTGTAGTTGATTGCACGGACAGAGCTACCACTTTCCACCAGAGTTTTGACCACTTTTCCTGTTTCAACATTCCATAGGTGAATTGCCCCATCTTTGCAAGCACTCACTAAAACTTTGCTGTCAGGCGTAAAGGACACATCATAGACCCAAGATTTTTCGAGGAATGTCTTGATGGGTTTACCAGTTTCCGCATTCCATAACCGAATCGTGCGATCGCCACCAGAACTAGCAATCATTTTGCCATCGGGACTAAAAATCGCAGTATATACCCGCTCCTGATGCCCCTCAAGGATATTCAAAATCTTGCTAGCTTTCACATCCCAAATCATCACTTTGCGATCGTCACTAGCACTCACCAACCTCTTACCGTCAGGGCTAAAGTAAATATCATAAACCCGACCTGTATTGCCTTTTAAGGTTTGAATTTTTTTACCCGTTGCAAAATCCCAGAGGTCGATATTGCGCTCAGCACTTGCTCCAGCCAAAGTTTTACCATCGGGACTCAGCGCAACTCCATAAATCGCATCATTACTAGAGAATTCCCTAGCTAAAGAAATAGAACCTGTGGTCGTGCCAGAACTAGAAACATCTGTTAATGCAGTTTGTGTAGAGTTTTGAGGAACCGTAGGGGCTGGGGAGACTTCTTCCGAAACATCGGTGCGGCTCACCTTGGGTGGGACTACCAACACAAGTACAACCGTAGTCACCGCGATCGCGCCAAGAGTCATGAATCCTAAAATCCATTGCCAAGGTTGGAGATATTGCCAAATTGCTGATTTCTTGGATTGCGGATTCTGGGCAGAATGGCGATCGCGCACAGAGTCACTAATAGAATTACTTAGTTGACTATCACTTAGCCTGATTGTGGGCAAACTATGATTGACATTAGAAATCGGATAGCGATCGCGAAATTCTTTGAGAGCTTCATAGGCAACATGGGCATTGGCATAACGCTGGCGAAAATCAAACCGCACCATCTGCGAGAGAATATCTGCAAATTCGGGATAGACCTTCGGGGCATGTTGTCGCCACACAATTTCAAGATTGTCATCTTTTTCTAAATAGCTAGGCGGAATGCCTGTCAGAGCTTGGATGCCAATCATACCAATCGCATAAAGATCGCTGGCAAACTTAGGTTCTCCATGCGCCTGCTCACTGGGCATATATCCGGGTGTGCCAATTCCCACTGTGTAGGCAGCTTCCTCATGTCCATTCAAAACCATCGTTGGCGTAGCAATTTGCTTGACAACACCAAAATCAATTAAGAAAAGCTGTCCATCACGCCGCCGAATAATATTTTCAGGTTTTATATCGCGATGAATTACATTGTGTTGATGTACAAAACTCAGCACTGTGAGCAAATTTTGCAATAGATCGACAACTGCAAACTGCTCCCAAATTTTGCCTCGAATCAATTCATGGCTGAGGTCTTTGCCATCGATATATTCTTGAACTAGATAAAATTCTGATAATTCTTCAAAGTGGGCAAATAGTTGGGGTATTTGCGGATGCGCTCCTAAACGGTAAAGCACCTGTGCTTCCGTTTCAAACAGCCGTCGTGAGAGCTGCAACAAACTTGAGTCTGAATTGCGGGGACATAATCTTTTGATTACCCGTGATGGACGATCAGGTAGATGCAAATCCCGCGAGAGATAGGTCTCGCCAAAGCCACCACCACCTAACCGTGTCATAACTTCGTAATGTCCGCCGACTAACTGCCCTGCTGTAAGACTCATAAGTTATTGAAGTTTTTCTGGGAATGTCTCAGATTTGCTAATTATAGCTATAGCCAGTAATGTTAGGACAAAAACAAAACCTAATCGAGAGTTGCGGCGCAAAGCGCCGCAACTCTCGATTAGGTTTTATGTCCTGAAGTAGGATAGCTAATTTTCGTTTATCGGGAAAAGCGTCGTTTAATTTGATTGGTGAGAGCGCCGATTTCAGGGATTTTCATTTGTACCGCGATCGCCCCAAATATAGTTAGCCCGATGCCACTAGCGATCGCTAAACCACCGACCTCTGCACCAAATTTTGCCACCACACCGAAACTATCAAAGCTTTGGCTGAGTAAATGATAGATCCCCCAACTTGCACCACCTGCGATCGCACTAGCGATCGTTAGTCCCAAAATAGTCACACTCCAACTTTTTAGCGGCATTCCATTTAAACGGCGATCGAGTAAATACATCATCACAATCATTGAGATCAAGTTGACAAAAACCGTCGCTAGTACCAGCCCCGGAGCGCCAAATTTTTGGACAAGAAAGTAATCAAATAGTCCATTCAGGAAAATATTAACAATGCTAATTTTAAAAGGTGTATCGCCATCCCCTAAGGCATAAAACACCCGTACCAACACATCGCGTCCCAAATACACAAACATGCCTACAGAGTAAGCCATCAATACTAAAGCGGTTAACTGCGAAGCCTCATTATCAAAGGCATAGCGTTCATACACCACTTGAGAGATCGGCAAGGCTAGCGCTACCATCAAACCACTCAAGGGCAGCATCGTTAAAGCCGTAAGCATCAAGCCCTGACGGATACGCTGTTTCAGTTCATCCCAATTTTCGGGATCGGTTAGTTTCGATAAAACGGGAAACAACGGTACAAGAATCACATTCGACAAAATCCCTAATGGCGTTTGTACCAGCAACCCTGCATAGCCCATTGCTGAAACCGCCGCCGCCGCATTGGGAATAAAGGAAGCGAAAAATAAATCCGTCCAGACATTAATTTGCAACATCCCCGATGAAAAAGTAGCAGGAAGCATGATTTTCATCACTTCTTTGACCTCAGGACGCTGAAAGTCAAACCTTAGCTTAAAGCCCCCCATACCCGATTTGATCTGCACAGGCAACTGCACTAGCCATTGCAGCACCGCTCCTGCCAATGTTGACCAAGCGAGGACTGCACCACCTAACATTGCATTTTCAGGCAGCAAGATTTTGTCGCCCAAAGTCCACACTAAGCCGCCGATGCCAATTAGGACAGTCAAGCTAGAAAAGATCGGACTCACCGAAGGTAGCCAGTAAGTATCCGAGGCATTGAGCGCCCCAAAGCCAATGCCCACTAGTCCCGCTAAGACTGCCATCGGAGCCATGATCTGAAACTGCTGAATGGCAATGTCTTTAGTAATCTTGAGGTTCTGAATCGTTTCAAGGGAGATGCCCTTAGCTAGTAAATCTGCCTCTGGTATAAATAAGCCGGGAGCGACTAGGTGCATTAATGGTTCAGCAAAAATCACCAAGGCGATCGTCACTAATAGCAAAAGGCCTGTAACGATCGTGGTGATGCTGTCGATGATCGTGGCAACTTCGCGGCGATCGCGTTTTGCAAGGACACTGACGATCGCACTGTGAAAGGGACCGTTAATACCGCCGAGGAGAATTAATAAAAAACCAGGAATTACATAGGCAAAGTTATATGCACCATAGGCTGTGCCATTACCAAAAGCAGCAGCGATCGCCACTTGGCGCAGTAACCCAAATATTTTGCTCAATAAGGTGGCAACTGCCACAATCGTCGCGATATTGAGAAGCGATCGCTTAGTGGATTGTGGTGGTTGAGGTTCGATGACGATATCTTCTTCGTTGCCAGACAAAATTGGTGCTGCCCCTTACAATTTAGACTCTGAAAAATGTAACACCAAATCACATCGTTGTGGTAAACCAAATTTTTTGTGGCGAGGCAAAGCCTCGCCACAAAAAATTTCCCCGCATGTCCCTAAGTACTGAAAGCTGTGGCGCACGCGCAGCGTGCGCCACAGCTTTTTAAGCAGATAACTATCTGCCGAGCATGAAAAAAGCACCGATTGCTAAATAATAGTTAGCTAGCGATCGGCGCTTTCGTAATGTTTACGATGCTCTACATAAAGAATTCACAGTATTCATGAAATGCTTTAGGGCGCGCAAATCACCCCAAAGTAGTTCTATGATTAGTAAAGCTCTTCTTCTTTATGGGTTTCGATGGTGACATCAGAGGTTGGCTTAGCAACACAGGTAAGCACGTATCCAGCTTCAATCTGATCGTCATCGAGGAAAGACT containing:
- a CDS encoding O-antigen ligase family protein, whose product is MSTGRLIIQLGIAAYILFTLLPDSSTQMVGFPFVLLWQVGLLCFAIAGLLNLWRKDNPFYLLGSGFDWVVGSGFVTLCLSTMFSQFPNQGMWYSLTAFGYLIALYVTNNFLHVTDNSGHKSTSSNHSGDSGVLSILRFQGLLGIAVIIESLFLWTTQTWLPQLAQLAKLNQWGINLNYDFSDLMSRNWAPMGHQNYVAGFLMLVLPLFGSLAIAQKGIWRSIWLLGIGLGLIDLYTTSSRGGFLGLGAIVLYAIIVVLFRSNVSRWLVIFGGTGAIAIFGLLIAANNRLRSLISGLLTSFANPTQGSGELLFRTIAADVGWRMGLDHWLFGAGAGSAIMLYQQYRPQWAGREAEILFQLHSTPVHLWAELGIGAVITFVVLLVAIASLFIKLHRSRSWQSHPQDQAIAYGLFGSLLGYGMLAITDYQLDVPAISGSLVIIFAALAYLGQVHTGELITLGYYRQPRLWLSMIATVYLGAAIAWLVPVNTAWQASSVGFIYLSRAKVDLANAKQESLPDAIAAVDKFQDRLKLANQLAPWEPYYPYQLGWNLADLALTYSNLPQAQTWQKEGLAWIKTAIATNPHNEAAYNAAAWLRLQQTSSSAAPEAETYFRRALELLPLKKSLYFGLGVSLLRQGKTAEAINAITTEVVNDPIFITSPIWSDATFQALYPQIVASVERQYSNNPSQALHLAALRWWTGQPNAITDLKQTGNPMAVLLAQAIANDVDGLTSVKQNPQTPLEMVVSAWLNPNLRDKLLERAYVFASSSLPDERSVAIVKAMSDRMNQATNFDAWLRQPLPANSPLVINYRRARLGFNVVSRHVDGVVPLDFFNVSDRAEISFFLKDLFL
- a CDS encoding GAF domain-containing protein; amino-acid sequence: MNEVLSSWDSSEGIGVESIANAMFSSTNPEELLKIFLTSLGGNLAVNRAAIYQFIDHNQGKVLVEAVSQNYQSIRNQIYPINYFGIACPKNYPCDRPVVLSDLSQITETLTVHNYWQSTQVNSMMSAPILLDEATSINQIWGLAFVQQCDRSRIWKPHEADFLFKMSQVLSQCLQYWQLRLRSPAFSKLFSIGSQYPNQPFVDNDQEEFIAKRVELSPDLEEIPTQTETGSEEIAVSSSFNIPDDEDNEILDRVNFKSSQTSINQAINLAMQKLERQRQNSSAQYSHNFVQIDDFQEFDGFDDVDVESLTLEDVLEDIHHEQPQDKVSYLQRRVQELTESLQQKLDEVEMLQEQIQELTESQKKCSEILLALQSENLTKTIKDAVVEVYRSLLSDPSAQ
- a CDS encoding serine/threonine-protein kinase; the protein is MSLTAGQLVGGHYEVMTRLGGGGFGETYLSRDLHLPDRPSRVIKRLCPRNSDSSLLQLSRRLFETEAQVLYRLGAHPQIPQLFAHFEELSEFYLVQEYIDGKDLSHELIRGKIWEQFAVVDLLQNLLTVLSFVHQHNVIHRDIKPENIIRRRDGQLFLIDFGVVKQIATPTMVLNGHEEAAYTVGIGTPGYMPSEQAHGEPKFASDLYAIGMIGIQALTGIPPSYLEKDDNLEIVWRQHAPKVYPEFADILSQMVRFDFRQRYANAHVAYEALKEFRDRYPISNVNHSLPTIRLSDSQLSNSISDSVRDRHSAQNPQSKKSAIWQYLQPWQWILGFMTLGAIAVTTVVLVLVVPPKVSRTDVSEEVSPAPTVPQNSTQTALTDVSSSGTTTGSISLAREFSSNDAIYGVALSPDGKTLAGASAERNIDLWDFATGKKIQTLKGNTGRVYDIYFSPDGKRLVSASDDRKVMIWDVKASKILNILEGHQERVYTAIFSPDGKMIASSGGDRTIRLWNAETGKPIKTFLEKSWVYDVSFTPDSKVLVSACKDGAIHLWNVETGKVVKTLVESGSSVRAINYSNNGKLIASAMEDNTVRLWDATTGQLKEVLTGHTGEVHTLDFSKDDRLLASGSADKTVRIWHLKEKRSPQVLADHERGVASVEFSHDQKFLISGSLDGKIKIWKLAL
- the murJ gene encoding murein biosynthesis integral membrane protein MurJ, translating into MSGNEEDIVIEPQPPQSTKRSLLNIATIVAVATLLSKIFGLLRQVAIAAAFGNGTAYGAYNFAYVIPGFLLILLGGINGPFHSAIVSVLAKRDRREVATIIDSITTIVTGLLLLVTIALVIFAEPLMHLVAPGLFIPEADLLAKGISLETIQNLKITKDIAIQQFQIMAPMAVLAGLVGIGFGALNASDTYWLPSVSPIFSSLTVLIGIGGLVWTLGDKILLPENAMLGGAVLAWSTLAGAVLQWLVQLPVQIKSGMGGFKLRFDFQRPEVKEVMKIMLPATFSSGMLQINVWTDLFFASFIPNAAAAVSAMGYAGLLVQTPLGILSNVILVPLFPVLSKLTDPENWDELKQRIRQGLMLTALTMLPLSGLMVALALPISQVVYERYAFDNEASQLTALVLMAYSVGMFVYLGRDVLVRVFYALGDGDTPFKISIVNIFLNGLFDYFLVQKFGAPGLVLATVFVNLISMIVMMYLLDRRLNGMPLKSWSVTILGLTIASAIAGGASWGIYHLLSQSFDSFGVVAKFGAEVGGLAIASGIGLTIFGAIAVQMKIPEIGALTNQIKRRFSR